In the genome of Massilia sp. UMI-21, the window GGAAGCCGACGGCACCCTGGTCTACCGCGGCCGCGAGCTGATCGAGCGCGAGATCGAGCAGTTCTCGGTGATCGACCACGACGGCGTGATCTTCGGCTGCGCCGCGCTGTACCCCTTCCCCGAAGCGAAGATGGGCGAAATGGCCTGCCTGACGGTGAGCCCGGATTCCCAGACCCAGGGCGACGGCGAGCGCATCCTGAAGCACATCGAGAACCGCGCCAAGGCCGCCGGCCTGACCAAGCTGTTCGTGCTGACCACGCGCACCGCGCACTGGTTCAAGAAGCGCGGCTTCGTCCCGGCCACGGTGGACGACCTGCCCAAGGACCGCCAGCACATGTACAACTGGCAGCGCCGGTCACAGGTTTTCATCAAGACTTTATAATGTCGGTCTGACACGACCCGCTCGATTAACAGGATTACAGGAGTAGACCATGGCCCGCACCGTCCAATGCATCAAACTGAACAAGGAAGCCGAAGGACTGGACTTCCCGCCGGTACCAGGCGAAATGGGCAAGAAGCTGTACCTGTCGGTCTCGAAAGAGGCCTGGCAGGCATGGCTGAAGCACCAGACCATGCTGATCAACGAAAACCGCCTGAACCTGGCGGACGACCGCGCCCGCAAGTACCTGGCGACGCAGATGGAACGTCACTTCTTCGGTGACGGCGCCGCCGACCAGGCGCAGGGTTACGTGCCGCCACCGGCCTAAGGTGTTGTAGGGTGGGCGGGGGAAAATAGTCCAGTGGACTATTTTCCCGCCCACGCGTTCAAATGCCGCATGCATCGCGACGACGCATCGTTTAGTTGAACGCGCGGACAGCAGAGCTGTCCACCCTACGGATTACATCTTCACGCACTGGCGCAACTCGCAGCGCGCCATGAACATCTTGCCGCGCATCGCGCCGTCTTCACAACGCATCCGGTAGATCTCCACCGGCCCCGCCTCCGTCACCAGCCCGGCGCCCTGCCCGCCCGTGCAGCCCTGCTGCCTGGCCATCTTCTCGACCGTCGCCGACGAGACGCCGACCCGGAACGGCACGCGCTCGATCGGCGTGCCGTTCGCATCGAGCAGACCCGGCGCGGCCGGCTTGACCGCAGCCACCGGCGCCGGCGCCGGCGCCATCTTGCTCTTGAACAGCGTGCAGCCGCCCAGCAGGACGGCCACCATGACGACCAGCGACAGTGGCGCGCGCTTCATGCGTCCTCCGCTCAGAAAGTCAGGGTCTTGACGCCGTCGGGCGTCCCCAGCAGGCAGACGTCCGCGCCCGCCTTGGCGAACAGGCCGACGGCGATCACGCCGACGATCTGGTTGATTTTCTCTTCCATCGCGACCGGATCGACGATCGACAGGCCGACCACGTCGATGATCTCGCCGCCGTTGTCGGTGATGAAGGCGTCATCGCTACCCGCCCTGGTGCGCAGGCGCGGCTGGCCGCCCAGTTCCGCCAGCTTGCGCATCACGACGGCGCGCGCCATCGGGATCACTTCCACCGGCAGCGGGAACTTGCCCAGGTTCTCGACCAGCTTCGAACCATCCGCGATGCAGACGAATTTTTTGGCGACCGACGCCACGATCTTCTCGCGCGTCAGGGCCGCGCCGCCGCCCTTGATCATCGCGCCGCTGGCGGTGATCTCGTCGGCGCCGTCGACATAGACCGCCATCGCGCTCACCTCGTTGAGATCGAACACCGGGATGCCATGGCCGCGCAGGCGGCTTGCCGTCGCCTCGGACGAGGCCACGGTACCCTTGATGCGGTCCTTGATGCGGGCCAGTTCGTCGATGAAGAAATTGGCCGTCGAGCCGGTGCCGACGCCGATGATTTCGCCGTCCACCACGTAATCGATCGCGGCGCGCGCCACGGCTTGCTTGAGTTCGTCCTGGGTCATGATGCTGTCAGTGAGAGGTTAGGGGAAATGCGTGGAGAATATAAGGGAAGCCGCCATTTTAGCGGATCGCCCCCGTTCATTCCTCAAAAACGACGCTTCGTCGCACGCATTCATCGGCCGATGCACCATGCCTTGCAAAACTGATATCTCTACAGCACACTAGATGTTTCCGTAGGCCTATTTGAGAGCACAATGAAACTCTTTACCAAGAAGCGGGTGGCGATCGCCGCAGGGGTGATCGTGGTGGGCGGCGCGGCGGCCGCGTGGATGATGCCGAAAGGCGAACCGGAGATTCCGCCATCGAAGTACCGCACCGCGGCGGTCGACGTGGGCGCCATCAACCAGACCGTCACCGCCACCGGCACCATCAACCCGGTTGCGCTGGTGAACGTGGGCTCGCAGGTCTCCGGCACCGTGGTCGAACTGAACGCCGACTTCAATGACCGCGTGCGCAAGGGCCAGGTGCTGCTCAAGCTCGACCCGACCATCTTCAACGCCCAGATCCGCCAGGCCGAAGCCAGCCGCGCATCGAGCCTGGCCAACCTGAGGCTGGCCGAGGCCAACTACCGGCGCAACCAGCAGCTCGTGACGCAGAGCTTCGTCTCCAGCGTGGCGCTGGACGGGAGCCGGCGCGAGATGGACGTCGCCCGCGCCAACGTGCAGCTGGCCGACGCCCAGCTGGCGCGCGCCCAGGCAGACCTGAACAACAGCGTGATCCGCTCGCCGATCGACGGCGTGATCATCAAGCGCACCATCGATCTGGGCCAGACCGTGGCGGCCTCGTTCAACACGCCGAACCTGTTCCAGATCGCGCGCGACCTGACCAAGATGCAGATCGACACCAGCGTCTCGGAAGCCGACGTCGGCTCCCTGAAGGACGGCCTGCCGGCCCGCTTCGTGGTCGACGCCTATCCGGACCGCGAATTCCACGCCACCATGCGCCAGTTCCGCCTGGCCGCCAACGTGGTGCAGAACGTGGTCACCTACAACGTGGTGCTCGACGTCGACAACCGGGACGAGATGCTCAAGCCCGGCATGACGGCCCAGGTGCGCCTGGTGGTGGACAAGCGCGACAAGGTGCTGCGCATCCCGACCACCGCGCTGCGCTTCCAGCTGCCGGAAGAAGAACAGGAAAAACGGCGCAAGGAGGCCGCCAAGGCAGGCAAGGACGGCAAGCCCAGGCAGGTCGCCCCGCCCGCGGCGCCGGCCCCGTCCGTCGACGACGACGTGGCCTTCCGCACCGCCAGCGAAACCGCGCGCATGTTCAAGGTCTATCGGCTGGACAAGATGAACCAGCCGCAGCCCGTGGACATCCGCGCCGGCCTGTCGAACTTCCGCTACACCGAAGTGGTGTCGGGCGACCTGAAGGCGGGCGACCAGGTCGTCACGCGCACCCTGGCGAACCCCAAAGACGAGATGTGAGCGCCGTGACTTCTTCTCTGATCGATATCCGCGGCGTCACCAAGACCTATGTCAGCGGCAGCGTCGAGACCCGCGTGCTGCACGGGATCGACCTGCAGGTGGCGCGCGGCGACTTCGTCTCCATCATGGGCCAGTCCGGGTCGGGCAAGTCGACCCTGATGAACATCCTCGGCTGCCTCGACCAGGCCACCGGCGGCACTTACCTGCTCGACGGCGTCGACACGCTGTCGCTGTCGCGCGCCCAGCTGGCCGACATCCGCAACCGCGCCATCGGCTTCGTGTTCCAGAGCTTCAACCTGATCAAGCGCATGAGCGTGGCCGAGAACGTCGCGCTGCCGCTGATCTATGCGGGCTGGAGCCGCGGCAAGGCCCGCGCGCGCGCGCTGCAGGAACTCGAACGCGTCGGCCTGGGCGGCATGGCCGGGCGCACGCCGAACCAGCTCTCCGGCGGCCAGCAGCAGCGCGTGGCCATTGCCCGGGCGCTGGCCACCGATCCCCCCCTGCTGCTGGCGGACGAACCGACCGGCAACCTCGACACGCAGACCAGCGACGACATCATGTCCAGCTTCCAGCAACTGAACCGCGAGCGCGGCATCACCATCGTGCTCGTCACCCACGAGGCCGACGTGGCGGCCTACAGCCGCCGCCTGGTGCGCCTGAAGGACGGGCGCGTGCTGTACGACGGCCCGGCGGCCGAAGGCCTGCGCCAGCTGAACGCCAATCCGCACGCCAACCCGGCCGAGGTGAGCGCATGAACTTCATCCAGGTATTGATCGAATCCTTCCGCTCGATGGCGGCCAACCGCCTGCGCACCGCGCTGACCATGCTCGGCATCGTGATCGGCATCGCCTCGGTGGTGCTGCTGCTGGCGATCGGCGACAGCATGCAGCGCTTCATCGGCAAGGAACTGCAACAGCTGGGCACCAACATGCTCTACGTGTTCCCGGGGGGCGACCGCACCACCGCCCAGCGCGCCCGCGCCGGCGCGGTGCCCTCGCTGTCGACCATGGACGCGGCGGCCCTGAACGAATTGCCCAGCCTGACCGGCGCCGCGCCGGCCCTGCAGGGCAGCTTCAAGCTCAGCGCCGGCAACGAAAGCGCGAACAGCCAGGTCCTGGGGGTGACCCCGGCCATGTTCAAGATCCGCAACTGGAAGCTCGACCAGGGCAACCTGTTCAGCGAAGCCGACGTGCGCGCATCGAGCCGCATGGTGGTGATCGGCCAGAAGGTGGCGGACCAGTTCTTTTACAAGACCGACCCGCTCGGGCGCTACATCCGCATCGAGAACGTCGCCTTCCAGGTGATCGGCGTGCTGGCCGGCGAAGGCAAGCAGATCGACGGTTCGGATATCGCGGAACTGGTGCTGGTGCCGATCACGGCGGCCAGCGCCAACCTGATCAAGATGCCCTTCCCGCAGAACGTGCACTACATCGCGGCGCAGGGACGGCCCGACATGTCCTTGAAAGAAGCGGAAGAAGACATCAAGGAAACCCTGCGTGCGCGTCACCGCATCCGCCTCGACGATCCGGACGACTTCCGGCTGCAGAACATCGCCTCGTTCGCGGAAACAGCGAACAAGATCAGCGCCGGCGTGGCCCTGCTGCTCGGCCTGATCGGCGCGATCTCGCTGCTGGTGGGCGGCATCGGCATCATGAACATCATGCTGGTGTCGGTCACCGAGCGCACCCGCGAGATCGGCATCCGCATGGCGATCGGCGCGCGCCCGGGGGCGGTGCTGCTCCAGTTCCTGGCCGAATCGGTGGTGATCTGCGTGGCCGGCGGCCTGGTGGGCGTCCTGATCGCCATGGGTGGCGCGGCGGCGATCACGTCGACCGGCAAGTTCGATGTGTTCCTGACTTTCCAGGGAGTGCTGGTGGCCTGCGGGTTTGCGACGGCGGTGGGGGTGTTTTTTGGGTTCTATCCGGCGCGGCGGGCGTCGCGGCTGTTACCGGTGGACTGCCTGCGCTACGAGTGACGCGTTTCGCTTCCGGCGCGTGTGCGGCGCCGACATCCCCGTGATGTCGGCGATCCGCCTGTCGGTGCGCGAGTACGTGCTGTCGGACCCGGCCCGCGTGACCCTGCAGATGTACGAGGATTATCTCGACAGGGATGGGCGGGGCTGGGTGGCCGAGGTCGGCGGCGTGGTCGCCGCCTTCCGCTATGCCGACAGGGACCGGGCCTCGATCTGGGCGCTGTTCGTCAGCGTCGGTGTCCGAACCGCCATCCCCGCGCTAAGTCACGCGCTAATTCACGCGCTAATTCACGCGCTCATTCACGCGCGCAGGTCCGCACCACGCACCAGGGCCCGCCCCAGCTCCAGCAGCGCCTTCCCGACCTCCTCCTCCAGCTCCGGATACGACACCGGCTTCACCAGGTGCGCGTCGAAGCCGGCGGCGGCGGACTGGCGCCTGTCGCTGTCCTGGCCGTAACCCGACAGGGCGATCAGTACCGTGTCCGACAGCTCGGGGGCGCCGCGCACGGCGCAGGCCACGTCGTAGCCGCTCATCTTGCCGGGCAGGCCGATGTCGCAGACCACCACGTCGGGCCTGGCCTGGCGGATCAGCTCGAGGCCGGCGGCGCCGTCATACGCCGTGCTCACGGTATGGCCGCTGGCGCTGAACAGCAAGGAGAGCATTTCCAGGGCATCCTGGTTGTCGTCGATGGCGACGATGCGCAAGGCATCAAGCCGACCATGCACGCCGCCCGCGCCGCCGGGGCGGGCGGCCGCGGCGCGGATCGGCAGGCGCACCGTGAAGCGCGCGCCCAGCCCCGGTCCCGCGCTGTGCGCGCTCACCGTCCCGCCATGCAGCTCGGTCAAACCCTTGACCAGGGCCAGTCCCAGGCCGAGGCCGCCGCTGCTCCGGTCCAGGCCCTGGGCCGCCTGGATGAAAGGCAGGAACAGCGTCTCGACCAGTTCCGGCGCCATGCCCGCGCCGTCGTCCTCGACTTCCACCACGGCCTGGGGGCCGTCGGGCCCCGCCTGTTCGCCGACGTGCACGGTGATCCGGTTGCCCTGGTGGGTGAATTTCGCCGCATTGTGCAGCAGGTTGCCGACGATCTGCGCCAGCCGTGCGCCGTCGCCGTGGACCCAGAGCGGCGCATTCGCCACCGCGATGCGCAAGTCGACGCCGTTGGCCTGGACCGGGTCCCGGTAGTCCTCGGCGGTCTGCGTCACCACCCGCACGATGTCGCAGGGCGCGCAGCGCAGCTCGATCTTGCCGCGCGAAATGCGAGCGACGTCGAGCAGGTCGTCGACCAGGCGCGTGATGTGCGTGACCTGGCGCGCCATCGCCTCGGTGGCCCGCTTCAAGACCGGATTGCCCGGTTCGAACATCCGGAACAGGTCGACGGCGGCGCGGATCGGCGCCAGCGGGTTGCGCAGTTCGTGCGCCAGGATGGCGATGAAGTCGTCCTTGTTCCTGTCGGCCTGCCGCAGGGCCAGCTCGGCCTGCTTCTGGAGCGTGATGTCGACCTGTGCCACCACGGCGCCGCGGATGGCGCCGTGCTCGTCGTGGATGGGACGGGCGGACAGGGCGATGGTCTTGCGGGTGGCGGGCCGGTCGAACGGCGCGATCTCGACGATGTCGTTGTCGACGCTCTCCCCCTCGAGGGCGCGCGCCAGCGCCCAGTCGTGGGGCTGCAGGGGCTGGCCGTGGCGGGCCTGTCCGTCCGCCCACCAGCCCTGGTAGTGCGCGTACTGTTCCACGGTCTCGACCATGGGCAGGTTCAGGCCCCACAGTTCGCGGTTGGCCCGGTTGACCAGGATGATCCTGCCCCTGGTGTCGACCACCCCGATGCCGACCGGGGTCGCGTCGAGCACGGCGTCGAGCTGGCGCTGGCGCTGTTCGGCGGCTTCGGCAAGCTGGACCGCACGCCGCTCGTTGCTGAGCAGCTCCCTGGCCTGGCGCTTCTGCTCGGTGACGTCGCGGATTTCGATGATCGTGTACGCCGGCTCGCCGTTCCTGAAGATCGGGCTGGCGGCGCAGGCGACATCGAAAGTCGAGCCGTCCTTGCGGAAGAACAGGTCCTCGTGTGCGCGCACATCGAAGTTTTCCGGCAACGCGCGGTCGATCGGACAGTCTTCCATCGGATAGGGCCGGCCGTCCGGATGATGGTGATGGACCAGGTCATGCAGCGGCTGCGACGCGATCTCCTCGGCCGAATAGCCGGTCATGTCGAGCCAGGCCTTGTTGGCATAGATGCAGTAGCCGCGCCGGTCCATCATCGCGAAGCCCTGGGTCGAATTTTCGGCGATGGTTTTCGCCATCTCGCTGCTGTCCAGCAGGTCTTCTCCCGCTTCCGGCGATCGCGTCGGCTGCGTGAAGGCGGCGCCGGCATGCTGCTCGAGGGTGGCGGACCATTCGCGGACCTGGTCCAGGGTCACCGAGAATCGCGCGGCGAGTTCCTCGAGCGGCTGCTCTTGCCGAAGCGCCGCCAGGGCGACGGCCGCCTTGAAGGAAGCAGGATAGTAATGATGATCTGATCGCATGATGTCGTAGTCGGACCGCGGCGGCTAATCATGCAGTTTAACAAAGCTTTTGCCGGACCCCGCCACGCACGGGGAAGCGCGCCAGCCGTCGATGGCGGCGGGCCGCGCCGGCCTCACTGTCCGGCAGCGACGAGCGAGGCGCTTCCCCGAAGCCGCCGCTGCAGCACATCCTTGGCCACCGCAAGCGCCTGGTCCGGCGTCGCTGCGATATCCGGGGTGACGCCCACGCCTTCCCAATTGGTTCGGGTAATGGGGTTGATGACGCGGCGGCCGGCGATCGTCACATAGAAATGTTCGCCGATGCGATGAGGGCGCGCCGGGTTGGCGCCGCCCCAGGTCGGCTCGCCGACCACGGTGGCGCGCTTGAGTGCCTGCATGGTGTAGGCGAAGTCCTCGCCGGCGGACATCGTGCCCGGGCCGACCAGGATCATGACCGGCTTCTTGCCGCCGTAGCGCTTGCCGTCAAGCCTGTCCTGCGTCCAGTGCTGGATGGTGTTGCCGGTCTGGCGATCCCAGATGTCGTTGAGATGCGTGCGCTGGTCGACGAAATAGCTGATCAGGAGTGCCACCGATGCCGTTCCACCGCCGCCGTTGTCGCGCAGGTCGACGATCAGGCCGTCCGTATCGGCGAGTTGATTCATCGCCGCGGCGAACTTGTCGGCCACGAGGAATGGAGGAGGGAAACCGGCAATCTTCAGGTAGCCGATCCCGGGGCTCAGGTGTTCCACCTCTTCCACCCTTCGGTCGGCCATGTGGCGCATGATCATGCGCATGACGACGTTGTTGCGCTGCTCCCACGCCGCCTGCGTCTCCGGCGGCGGCAGGCCATCGTCGTCGGGCAGGACCAGGCCGGGTGCGAACCCCACTTCCATGTGTTTGTCCCGGGACACGCTCTGGAGGTCTTGCGTGAGCTGTTCCGCCAGTTGGTGGCCGTCGGTCATTGCATCGTACTTGCCCGCCTGCTGGCGCTGGCGCAGGAGCGTTTCGATCTGCCTGGCTTTATCGGGGAAGATGTAATGGCTGTTCATTTTCGCCACCAGCGTCTCGATGGCCTGCGAGCGCATCGCGCGATCGACCACCACTGTCGGCTTGGGTCGGAATTGTTGCCAGAGCACTTTCAAGATGGGCATGGTAAATACGACGAGCATCGTCAGCGCCAACACCGACGATATGACAATCCATTTCTTTTTCATTTTTGTCCTCTGCCTGTGACACGCAACTTGTATGTTTGACGGATGGAACAGAAGCGATGACTTCACCAATGAAGCAATGAAGTGGATTGAGAATAGCACAACAATTACCAATACCCAGCAAGATTTATTGCTTGCCGAATGAATGCAATCGAGGAGACTTTGTCACTGCTACCGTGCACGCGTGTAAGACCTGGCAGGCGCTTCCGCGCGAGCCGGCAAGCCGTCTGCAGGCGACAAGGTGGGAGGGAGGATTCAGGCCTGTCGGGCCTGGTGCAGTCTCAACAGGCAGCGGCCAACATCGCAGGGCAGATTGGCCGTGCTGGACGGATCGGCAAGGAAGCCCGCCAATACCGTTTCGTACAGCACCAGACTGCCCGCATAGCGCCGCTGGCGCATGGCTGCCGGGGAACGCAAGTGCTTGAGCGTGAAGTAATCGGCCAGCAGATCGCCCTGCGCTTCCATGTTGAAGTCGGCAAGTGTCTTGCCCGGCGCCAGATCGTAGTCGTAAGACAGTCCCAGGCGCACCGCGCCGCGCAGGCGCACCGCATATCCAAGCTGGTGTTGCCATACATGCGCCAGTTCGTGCATGAACCAATGCACCGCCGGCGGATCGCCACGCGTGTAATCGGGAAGAAAGCAGGAACGGTGGAAGTACATGCTGCCGTTCGGCGTCATGCAGCAGTTCTTCGGCTGGAAAGGCATGTAGCGCCGGCCGTGGACACGGACGCGGCTGTAGTCGATGGCGTCGCGAAACAGGCGCGACGCCATCGCGATCTCGCTCCCGGTCAGGGGACGAGAACGGGATCGCATCCTGGTACGCTCAGCCGACGCGCAGCGCGGCGGCCGCCTTCGCCAGTTCGGTGATCCCGGCCCAGTCGCCGGCAGCGATCAGGTCTTTCGGGGTCAGCCAGGAGCCGCCGACGCAGGCGACGTTCTTGCAGGCGAGGAACTTCGGCGCGGTCTCGATCGAGATGCCGCCGGTCGGGCAGAAGGTCATGTCCGGCAGCGGTCCGCCGATGGCATTGAGCATGCCGACACCGCCCGCCGGCACCGCCGGGAACAGTTTCAGCTGCCTGAAGCCCTGCTCGCGCGCGGCCATCACTTCGGACGGGGTCATCACGCCCGGCAGCAGCGGCAGGCCGCTCTTCCTGGCCGCCTCGATCAGCGCCGGGGTCAGGCCCGGCGAGACGCCGAACACGGCGCCCGCGTCGCGCGCGGCGGCGAATTCTTCCGGCTGGGTCAGGGTGCCGACGCCGACGATCGCGCCGTCGACCTGGCTCATGGCGCGAATCGCGCCCAGGCCGTGCTGCGTGCGCAGCGTCACTTCAAGTACGCGGATGCCGCCGGCCACCAGGGCCTTTGCCAAGGGAACGGCGTGCTCGGGATCGTCGATGGCGATGACGGGGATGACGCTCGCCGAGCGCATGATTTCAAGTAAGGTCATTTCTGGGTCCTAAAGAGAAAGTCTTCGTCGGAACCGGGCTGGACTTCATCGGTCTGGATGCCGTCGTGCAGCGGTACGGTGGTGTCAACCGGCGAGGGCAAGGGGAAGGTCGCCGCCCCCTCCTCCGCCGGGCTGGAATGGGAACGGAACATCGCGAACAGCTCGCGCCCCATCCCGATGTGGCTCTTCGACAGGTCGGCGCTCGCCATGCTGCGCGAAGCCCATACCTCGTCCGCCACCAGCGCCTCGAGCGAACCGGTGGTGGCGTCGACACGGATGATGTCGCCGTCGCGCACCAGGCCGAGCGGTCCGCCGGCCAGGATCTCGGGCGATACGTGGATCGCCGCCGGCACCTTGCCGGACGCGCCCGACATGCGGCCGTCGGTGACCATCGCCACCTTGAAGCCGGCGTCCTGCAGGTTCGACAGCGCCGGGGTCAGCGCGTGCAGTTCCGGCATGCCGTTGGCGCGCGGGCCCTGGAAGCGGATCACGGCCACGAAGTCGCGCTCGAGCTCGCCATTTTTATAGCGCTGCATGAAGTCTTCCTGCGAGTCGAAGGTGAGCGCCGGCGCTTCGATTACGTGGTATTCGGATTTCACCGCCGATATCTTCATCACGGCGCGGCCCAGGTTGCCCTGCACCAGCACCATGCCGCCATTGTTGGCGAACGGGTTGCCGGCCGGGCGCAGCACGGCTTCGTCGCCGCTCCTTGCCGGAACGTCGCGGAACACCACCTTGCCGTCCTCGCCCAGGAAGGGCTCCTTGCAGTGGGCGCGCAGGCCGTGGCCGAGGATGGTGTTGACGTCCTCGTGGGCCAGGCCGGCATCGAGCAGTTCGCGGATCACGAAGCCCGGGCCGCCGGCGGCCTGGAAGTGGTTCACGTCGGCTTCGCCGTTCGGGTAAATGCGGGTCAGCGAAGGCACCACTTTCGACAGCTCGTCGAAGTCGTTCCAGTCGACCACGATGCCCGCGGCGCGCGCGATGGCGATCAGGTGCAGGGTGTGGTTGGTGGAGCCGCCGGTCGCGTGCAGTGCGACGATGGCGTTGACGATGCTCTTCTCGTCGACGATGCGGCCGATCGGCATGTATTGGCCACCCTGCTGGGAGATCGCCACCGCCTGCTGGCTTGCCGCGCGGGTCAGCGCATCGCGCAGCGGCGTGCCCGGGGTGATGAAGGCGGCGCCCGGCATGTGCAGGCCCATCATTTCCATCAGCATCTGGTTGCTGTTGGCGGTGCCGTAGAAGGTGCAGGTGCCGGCGCCGTGGTACGAGGCCGACTCGCCCGCCAGCAGTTCCTCGCGGGTGGCTTCGCCCTTGGCGTAGCGCTGGCGAATGGCCGCCTTTTCCTTGTTCGAGATACCGGAGGTCATCGGGCCGCCCGGCACGAAAATGCCCGGGATGTGGCCGAAGTGCAGCGCGCCGATCAAGAGGCCCGGCACGATCTTGTCGCAGATGCCCAGGTACAGGGCCGCATCGAACATGTTGTGCGACATCGCGACGGCGGTGGCCATGGCGATGGTGTCGCGCGAGAACAGCGACAGTTCCATGCCCGGCTGGCCCTGGGTCACGCCGTCGCACATGGCCGGCACGCCGCCCGCGAACTGGGCCACGGCGTCGACTTCGCGCACGGCGTCCTTGATCAGCTGCGGATAGGTTTCGAAGGGCTGGTGCGCCGACAGCATGTCGTTATACGACGAGACGATGGCGACCGACGACTTCTTGTATTCCTTCAGCTTGAGCTTGTCGTTGGCCGGAAAGGCGGCGAAGCCGTGCGCCAGGTTGGTGCACGACAGCGCGCCGCGCTGCACGCCCTGCATGCGGGCCGCCTCCATGTGCGCAAGGTAGGCCGCGCGCGAGGGACGGCTGCGTTGGATGATCCGCTTGGTTACCTGTTCGACTACGGGGTGCAGCGCCATGATCGTTCCTTCGTAAATTTAGTATCTGAAATTTTACTACAGATTTTGATGGGATGCAGGCAAGCTGGCATCAAGCGCTCGGGCAGTGCGCCGCCCAGCCCGGCATATCGACCGTCTTTTGTAGGGTGGGCGGGTCTCCCCCCCACGCGTTCGACGCCACGATGCGCACCACGCGACGCCTCGATATGTCCACGTTGGCTGAACGCGTGGGCGGGGAACCCGCCCACCCTACAGAAAATCTGGCAAGTTTTTATGTAGTGAATTTACGCACGCTTCCTGTATTATTCGCTAATCTGTCATTGCCAACATTGTCTCATCGATACCGACCCCATGCGCACGCCTTCCTTGACCAGCACCGCCAGCTTCCAGGCCCTCGAAAACCACGCCCTCGATGCCGAAGACTGGGAGATGCGCAGCCTCTTCGCCGCCGATCCCCAGCGCTTCGCGCGCATGTCGATCGAGGCCGCGGGGCTGTTCCTAGACTATTCAAAAAATCGCCTCGACGGGCGCACGCTTGAACTGCTGGCGGCGCTGGCGCGCGAGCGTGGCGTGGAGGCGCGCCGCGACGCCATGTTCGCGGGCGAACGCATCAACAATACCGAGAACCGCGCCGTGCTGCACACCGCCCTGCGCGCCCCGCGCGGCAGCACCCTCGTGGTCGACGGCCAGGACGTGAATGCCGACGTGCACGCGGTGCTCGACCGCGTCCGCAGCTTCACCGACGCCGTGCGCAGCGGCGAATGGCTGGGCCATACCGGCAAGCCGATCACCGACATCGTCAACATCGGCATCGGCGGCTCGGACCTGGGTCCGAAGATGGCCGTGCTGGCCCTGCGCCACTACACCCACCCGCGCCTTCGCATGCATTTCGTGTCGAACGTCGACGGCCACGACATTGATGCGGCGCTCATGCAGGTCGATCCGGAAACCACGCTGTTCATCGTCGCCTCCAAGACCTTCACCACCGCCGAGACCATGATGAACGCGCAGACCGCGCGCAGCTGGTTCCTCGATCGTGCTCCCGAGGAAGCCCTGGCGAAACACTTCGTCGCCGTCTCGACCAATGTCGAGGCCATCAAGACCTTCGGCATCGACCCGGACAACATGTTCCCGTTCTGGGACTGGGTCGGCGGGCGTTACTCGGTGTGGTCGGCGATCGGCCTGTCGGTCGCGCTGGCGGTGGGCTTCGGCTATTTTTCCGACTTCCTGGCCGGCGCCCACGAGATGGACCAGCATTTCCTGAGCGCGCCGGTCGAGCAGAACATGCCGATGCTGCTGGCCCTGGTCGGCTTCTGGAACCGCGAATTCCTCGATGCGCATTCGGTGACCATCGCCCCCTACCACCAGGACCTGAGCCGCTTCCCGGCCTACCTGCAGCAGCTCGACATGGAGAGCAACGGCAAATCGGTCACGCGCGAGGGCGAGCCGGTCGACACCCCGACCTGCCCGGCGATCTGGGGCGAGCCCGGCACCAACGGCCAGCATGCCTATTTCCAGCTGCTGCACCAGGGCACCGACCTGACCCCGATCGACTTCATCGCCGCGCTGCGCCCGGCGCACGAGATGGAGCAGCACCATACGGCCCTGCTGGCGAACTGCTTCGCCCAGTCGGAAG includes:
- the pgi gene encoding glucose-6-phosphate isomerase; its protein translation is MRTPSLTSTASFQALENHALDAEDWEMRSLFAADPQRFARMSIEAAGLFLDYSKNRLDGRTLELLAALARERGVEARRDAMFAGERINNTENRAVLHTALRAPRGSTLVVDGQDVNADVHAVLDRVRSFTDAVRSGEWLGHTGKPITDIVNIGIGGSDLGPKMAVLALRHYTHPRLRMHFVSNVDGHDIDAALMQVDPETTLFIVASKTFTTAETMMNAQTARSWFLDRAPEEALAKHFVAVSTNVEAIKTFGIDPDNMFPFWDWVGGRYSVWSAIGLSVALAVGFGYFSDFLAGAHEMDQHFLSAPVEQNMPMLLALVGFWNREFLDAHSVTIAPYHQDLSRFPAYLQQLDMESNGKSVTREGEPVDTPTCPAIWGEPGTNGQHAYFQLLHQGTDLTPIDFIAALRPAHEMEQHHTALLANCFAQSEAFMKGKTIDEVRADLVAQGLSPDEVERLAPHKTFPGNRPSNTILMERLTPSTLGALIALYEHKTFVQGVIWNVNSFDQWGVELGKVLAKKIEAELAGEAQAALHDSSTNGLIARAKAAF
- a CDS encoding phosphogluconate dehydratase, encoding MALHPVVEQVTKRIIQRSRPSRAAYLAHMEAARMQGVQRGALSCTNLAHGFAAFPANDKLKLKEYKKSSVAIVSSYNDMLSAHQPFETYPQLIKDAVREVDAVAQFAGGVPAMCDGVTQGQPGMELSLFSRDTIAMATAVAMSHNMFDAALYLGICDKIVPGLLIGALHFGHIPGIFVPGGPMTSGISNKEKAAIRQRYAKGEATREELLAGESASYHGAGTCTFYGTANSNQMLMEMMGLHMPGAAFITPGTPLRDALTRAASQQAVAISQQGGQYMPIGRIVDEKSIVNAIVALHATGGSTNHTLHLIAIARAAGIVVDWNDFDELSKVVPSLTRIYPNGEADVNHFQAAGGPGFVIRELLDAGLAHEDVNTILGHGLRAHCKEPFLGEDGKVVFRDVPARSGDEAVLRPAGNPFANNGGMVLVQGNLGRAVMKISAVKSEYHVIEAPALTFDSQEDFMQRYKNGELERDFVAVIRFQGPRANGMPELHALTPALSNLQDAGFKVAMVTDGRMSGASGKVPAAIHVSPEILAGGPLGLVRDGDIIRVDATTGSLEALVADEVWASRSMASADLSKSHIGMGRELFAMFRSHSSPAEEGAATFPLPSPVDTTVPLHDGIQTDEVQPGSDEDFLFRTQK